The following are encoded in a window of Fischerella sp. PCC 9605 genomic DNA:
- a CDS encoding TrkH family potassium uptake protein, with the protein MTVARTICLGFLAVITVGTILLMMPFSTSSGTWNDPIVALFTSTSAVCVTGLSVVDPGTYFSFWGELWIMLLAQIGGLGYMTTTTFLILLIGRKFDLRQKIAIQQALDRPGMSGSTQIIRSIIATTLIFEITGIFLLLPAFVPDHGWDKGLWLAIFHSVNAWNNAGFSLFKDSLIGYQSSPLVVFTVTGLIIFGGIGYQVILETYMMIRDRLQKKTENIVLSLDFKVATSTTLVLLVLGTIAFFLVELRNSKTFGDLGLFDKLLVAWFQSVTPRTAGFNTIDIGQMTTAGLFITIAFMFIGASPGGTGGGIKTTTLRVLTSCTKAILQGKEEVLLYERKIALSLVLKAVGVLIGSVATVIISTILITLTDPELDFIQILFEVVSAFATVGLSTGITGSVSIAAKLILIVTMYIGRVGVLLLMSAILGDPRPSRVHYPEENLLVG; encoded by the coding sequence ATGACTGTTGCTCGAACAATTTGCTTGGGATTTCTGGCAGTTATCACAGTAGGAACTATCCTACTAATGATGCCTTTTTCTACCAGTAGCGGTACGTGGAATGACCCAATCGTAGCCCTGTTCACTTCGACTTCCGCAGTTTGTGTCACGGGTTTATCTGTAGTTGATCCAGGTACTTATTTTTCCTTCTGGGGTGAGTTGTGGATTATGCTGTTGGCGCAGATTGGCGGGTTGGGTTACATGACAACTACAACCTTTTTGATTCTGCTGATTGGGCGTAAATTTGATTTACGGCAAAAAATCGCCATTCAACAAGCTTTAGATCGTCCGGGGATGAGTGGTAGCACTCAAATTATTCGCTCAATCATTGCCACAACGTTAATTTTTGAAATCACTGGAATATTTTTACTATTGCCAGCTTTTGTCCCAGATCATGGTTGGGATAAAGGACTGTGGTTAGCAATTTTTCATAGTGTTAACGCTTGGAATAATGCTGGTTTTAGCTTGTTTAAAGATAGCTTAATTGGTTATCAGTCTTCGCCTTTAGTTGTTTTCACCGTTACAGGATTAATTATTTTTGGAGGTATTGGTTATCAGGTAATTTTAGAAACCTATATGATGATACGCGATCGCTTGCAGAAAAAAACTGAAAATATAGTTTTATCCCTAGATTTTAAAGTTGCAACTAGTACAACACTTGTGCTGTTAGTTTTGGGAACCATTGCATTTTTCTTGGTAGAGTTACGAAACTCTAAAACGTTTGGAGATTTGGGTTTATTTGATAAATTATTAGTTGCTTGGTTTCAGTCTGTTACTCCCAGAACTGCTGGCTTTAATACTATTGATATTGGTCAAATGACAACAGCAGGTCTATTTATTACAATTGCATTTATGTTTATTGGTGCAAGCCCAGGAGGTACTGGAGGCGGTATCAAAACTACAACTTTGAGAGTACTTACCAGCTGCACTAAAGCAATTCTTCAAGGCAAAGAAGAAGTTTTATTATATGAACGAAAAATAGCATTATCTTTAGTTTTAAAAGCTGTTGGCGTATTGATTGGTTCTGTCGCAACAGTTATTATCTCTACAATTTTAATTACTTTAACAGATCCAGAATTAGACTTTATTCAAATATTATTTGAAGTAGTGTCAGCCTTTGCTACCGTGGGACTTTCTACTGGCATTACCGGTAGTGTTTCCATAGCAGCAAAGTTGATATTAATTGTCACGATGTATATAGGCAGGGTGGGTGTGTTATTGCTGATGTCAGCTATCTTAGGAGATCCACGCCCTAGCAGAGTTCACTATCCAGAAGAAAACTTACTTGTGGGATAG
- a CDS encoding methyltransferase domain-containing protein produces MSATLYKQIQQFYDASSGLWEEVWGEHMHHGYYGADGTEKKDRRQAQIDLIEEVLQWADVQQAENVLDVGCGIGGSSLYLAEKFHARATGITLSPVQAARARERAEELGLSTRTNFQVADAQEMSFAENSFDLVWSLESGEHMPDKVKFMQECYRVLKPGGTLVMVTWCHRPTDESPLTDNEQQHLAKIYRVYCLPYVISLPEYEAIVHQLGLQNIRTADWSKAVAPFWNVVIDSALTPRAIFGLLRSGWSTIIGALSLGLMRRGYERGLIRFGLLCGKKC; encoded by the coding sequence ATGAGCGCAACTCTTTACAAACAAATTCAGCAATTTTACGATGCTTCCTCCGGTTTGTGGGAGGAAGTATGGGGTGAACACATGCACCACGGTTACTATGGTGCAGATGGTACAGAAAAAAAAGACCGTCGGCAGGCACAAATTGACTTAATTGAAGAAGTCCTCCAATGGGCAGATGTACAGCAAGCTGAAAACGTCCTGGATGTGGGTTGTGGAATTGGTGGTAGTTCCCTTTACTTAGCAGAAAAATTTCATGCTAGGGCAACGGGTATTACTCTTAGTCCCGTGCAAGCTGCTAGAGCAAGGGAACGGGCTGAGGAATTGGGTTTAAGTACCAGAACTAATTTTCAGGTGGCAGATGCTCAAGAAATGTCTTTTGCCGAGAATTCTTTTGACTTGGTTTGGTCACTCGAAAGTGGCGAACATATGCCGGATAAAGTCAAGTTTATGCAAGAGTGCTACAGGGTGCTAAAACCAGGCGGAACTTTGGTTATGGTGACTTGGTGTCATCGCCCTACAGATGAGTCACCACTGACGGATAATGAGCAGCAGCACTTGGCGAAGATTTATCGAGTGTATTGTTTGCCGTATGTGATTTCTTTGCCGGAGTATGAAGCGATCGTCCATCAACTCGGATTACAAAATATCCGCACCGCTGATTGGTCAAAAGCGGTAGCACCATTTTGGAATGTGGTGATTGATTCGGCGCTGACTCCAAGGGCGATTTTTGGATTACTGCGATCGGGTTGGAGTACGATTATTGGGGCGCTGTCTTTGGGATTGATGCGTCGTGGCTATGAGCGTGGGTTAATTCGGTTTGGACTGTTGTGTGGAAAGAAATGTTAA
- a CDS encoding homogentisate phytyltransferase: protein MTEISQPGFRDSWLYALWKFSRPHTIIGTSLSVLGLYLIAVAVGNPNSSPFSIPPSLFPPLAAWIACLCGNVYIVGLNQLEDVAIDKINKPHLPLASGEFSQRTGKFIVAVTGILALVLAWLSGQFLFGMVTISLGIGTAYSLPPIRLKRFPFWAALCIFSVRGAIVNLGLFLHFSWVLEQNNFIPPIPVAVWVLTVFILVFTFAIAIFKDIPDMEGDLQYNIKTFTIQLGKQAVFNLALWVLTVCYLGMILVGLLRLAEVNAVFLVITHLAALGAIWWRSRKVDMQEKSAIARFYQFIWKLFFIEYLIFPIACLLA from the coding sequence ATGACTGAAATTTCACAGCCAGGTTTTCGAGATAGTTGGCTTTACGCTTTGTGGAAATTCTCTCGCCCACATACAATTATTGGCACGAGTTTAAGTGTGTTGGGTTTGTATTTAATAGCAGTTGCTGTTGGTAATCCTAATTCTTCCCCATTTTCGATTCCCCCATCCCTATTTCCTCCTTTGGCAGCATGGATTGCTTGTTTGTGTGGCAATGTTTATATTGTGGGGTTAAATCAACTAGAAGATGTGGCGATTGACAAGATTAATAAGCCGCATTTACCGCTAGCTTCTGGTGAGTTTTCCCAGCGGACAGGAAAATTTATAGTAGCAGTCACTGGCATTTTAGCGCTAGTTTTGGCTTGGCTCAGCGGTCAGTTTTTGTTCGGAATGGTGACGATTAGTTTAGGAATTGGCACAGCTTATTCTTTGCCGCCAATTCGCTTAAAACGGTTTCCTTTTTGGGCGGCATTGTGTATTTTTTCGGTGCGGGGGGCAATTGTTAATTTAGGGTTATTTTTACACTTTAGTTGGGTACTGGAACAAAATAATTTTATTCCACCTATTCCTGTAGCGGTTTGGGTGCTGACGGTGTTTATTTTGGTGTTTACGTTTGCGATCGCTATTTTTAAAGATATCCCCGACATGGAGGGCGATCTGCAATACAATATCAAGACTTTCACTATCCAACTCGGCAAGCAGGCGGTGTTTAATCTTGCCCTTTGGGTATTAACTGTGTGTTACCTGGGAATGATTCTAGTTGGCTTGCTACGTCTAGCTGAAGTGAATGCTGTATTTTTGGTGATTACTCATCTAGCCGCGCTGGGTGCGATCTGGTGGCGGAGTCGAAAAGTAGATATGCAAGAAAAAAGTGCGATCGCCCGTTTTTATCAATTCATTTGGAAGCTGTTTTTTATCGAGTATCTAATCTTTCCTATCGCTTGTCTTTTGGCTTAA
- a CDS encoding tetratricopeptide repeat protein, whose translation MLEQYTSIFATVAVIFSIFLLGYFAWKTLITANYFQKGINLYQQKDYQGAEAAFRQVIAINSTNDAVHLLLGDTLMQQGKVEEAISEFQEVIRRAPKKVDAYLRLAQALMQQQKPQEAITILQQASDLFQKQRQPEKAEQIQRLLQQISSASKDS comes from the coding sequence ATGCTAGAACAATACACTTCTATTTTCGCCACTGTCGCAGTCATATTTAGCATCTTTCTCCTTGGTTATTTTGCTTGGAAAACTTTAATTACTGCCAACTACTTCCAAAAAGGCATAAATCTTTATCAGCAAAAAGATTACCAAGGCGCAGAAGCAGCTTTTCGCCAAGTAATTGCTATCAACTCTACTAATGATGCGGTTCATTTGCTGTTAGGTGATACTTTAATGCAGCAAGGTAAAGTTGAAGAAGCAATTTCCGAATTTCAAGAAGTGATTCGTCGTGCCCCTAAAAAAGTCGATGCTTATTTGCGCTTGGCTCAAGCTTTGATGCAACAACAAAAACCACAGGAAGCAATTACTATCCTGCAACAAGCTAGCGATCTATTCCAAAAACAGCGCCAACCCGAAAAAGCCGAACAAATTCAACGGCTATTGCAACAAATATCTTCAGCGTCAAAAGATTCTTAA
- a CDS encoding high light inducible protein, translated as MTGRGFTINERGLLNSYAIEPKVYVEETPRAGFTEYAEKLNGRLAMIGFVSLIALEVFTGHGLIGWLTSL; from the coding sequence ATGACAGGAAGAGGCTTTACGATTAACGAACGCGGTCTACTCAACAGCTACGCCATTGAACCTAAGGTTTATGTTGAAGAAACTCCACGGGCTGGCTTCACCGAGTATGCTGAGAAACTCAATGGGCGTTTAGCAATGATTGGCTTTGTTTCACTGATCGCTTTAGAAGTTTTCACCGGACACGGCTTAATTGGATGGCTAACTAGCCTGTAA
- the cobA gene encoding uroporphyrinogen-III C-methyltransferase has translation MTNQKGKVYLVGAGLGDVAYLTVRTYNLLAIAQVLVYDALVDAELLQLVSPDCLKLDVGKRGGKPSTPQAEINKLLVKHCQQGKQVVRLKGGDPFIFGRCSAEIEALKAAGCEFEVVPGISSALAAPLLAGIPLTDPVLSRCFAVFTAHDPDALDWEALSALETLVILMGGQNLAEIIYRLRRYGRSLSTPIAIIRWAGTPQQKIWTGTLETILEQTSGVSLSPVAIVIGEVVGLRRYLQPENIDLDNSPERTTPKTQDMVTNLSNSTSAISSTSGLPLSGKTILVTRSEGQSSQFAELLKSVGAHVVEMPALEIGPPSSWEALDRAIARLSEFDWLILTSSNGVDYFFERLLAQGKDIRALAGIKIAVVGEKTAQTLRQHCLQPDFIPPNFVADSLVAHFPEELAGKKILFPRVESGGRETLVRELSAKGAEVVEVPAYQSCCPSSTPPSAELALQSGTVDIITFASSKTVQFFNQLAEKIFSDHSEENQSSVVANYLEGVCIASIGPQTSHTCRSLFGRVDVEAEEYTLEGLTQALIKWAKNS, from the coding sequence ATGACTAATCAAAAAGGCAAAGTCTACCTCGTGGGTGCAGGATTGGGAGATGTGGCATACCTGACGGTGAGAACTTATAATCTTTTGGCGATCGCTCAAGTGTTGGTTTACGATGCCCTTGTAGATGCCGAGTTGTTGCAGTTAGTATCACCCGACTGCCTAAAGCTGGATGTGGGTAAACGTGGAGGCAAACCCAGCACGCCGCAAGCTGAGATTAACAAGTTACTAGTCAAACATTGTCAGCAGGGGAAACAAGTTGTCAGGCTCAAAGGCGGCGATCCGTTTATTTTTGGTCGCTGTAGTGCCGAAATTGAAGCCTTGAAAGCCGCAGGTTGTGAGTTTGAAGTTGTACCAGGAATATCCTCTGCCTTAGCAGCACCTTTACTAGCAGGCATTCCGCTGACAGATCCAGTTCTGAGTCGCTGCTTTGCCGTATTTACTGCTCACGATCCTGATGCCTTGGATTGGGAAGCGCTATCAGCGTTAGAGACATTAGTAATTTTGATGGGAGGGCAGAATCTGGCTGAGATTATTTATCGGCTGCGGCGATACGGGCGATCGCTTTCTACACCCATTGCGATTATTCGTTGGGCAGGAACCCCACAGCAAAAAATCTGGACAGGCACACTCGAAACCATTCTAGAACAAACATCTGGTGTATCGCTCTCCCCAGTGGCGATCGTAATAGGAGAAGTGGTGGGGTTACGCAGATACTTACAACCTGAGAATATAGACTTAGATAATTCTCCAGAACGCACTACTCCCAAAACACAAGATATGGTTACTAACCTCTCCAACTCTACCTCTGCCATCTCAAGCACGTCCGGTCTCCCCCTCAGCGGTAAAACAATTCTGGTGACACGTTCAGAAGGACAGTCGAGTCAATTTGCAGAACTCTTAAAGTCAGTAGGCGCACATGTCGTCGAAATGCCTGCTCTAGAAATTGGCCCGCCTTCTAGTTGGGAAGCTTTAGATCGTGCGATCGCCCGGTTATCTGAGTTCGACTGGTTAATTCTCACTTCCAGCAACGGTGTAGATTACTTTTTTGAACGGCTGCTGGCACAGGGTAAAGATATTCGTGCTTTAGCAGGAATTAAAATTGCTGTCGTTGGTGAGAAAACAGCCCAAACCCTCAGACAACACTGTTTGCAACCAGACTTCATACCACCTAACTTTGTCGCCGACTCTTTAGTCGCACACTTCCCCGAAGAACTTGCAGGTAAAAAGATTTTATTTCCGAGAGTAGAAAGCGGCGGACGGGAAACTTTGGTTAGAGAATTATCCGCCAAAGGTGCAGAAGTGGTAGAGGTTCCAGCCTATCAATCTTGCTGTCCGAGTAGTACCCCTCCTTCGGCAGAATTAGCTTTGCAGAGTGGAACAGTTGATATTATTACCTTTGCCAGTTCTAAAACCGTACAATTTTTCAATCAGCTGGCAGAAAAGATATTTTCCGATCACTCCGAGGAAAACCAATCTTCTGTAGTTGCAAATTACTTAGAGGGAGTTTGTATTGCTTCTATCGGTCCACAAACTTCTCATACTTGTCGTTCTCTATTCGGACGTGTAGATGTCGAAGCTGAAGAATACACTTTGGAGGGTTTAACCCAAGCATTGATTAAATGGGCAAAGAATAGTTAG
- the coaE gene encoding dephospho-CoA kinase (Dephospho-CoA kinase (CoaE) performs the final step in coenzyme A biosynthesis.), which translates to MTKRIIGLTGGIATGKTTVANYLANAYHLPILDADIYARDAVCVGSPILDAIASHYGEQILLANGDLNRQKLGEIIFHNPEERFWIENLIHPYVRDRFQGEISTSTAKTLVLVVPLLFEAGMTDLVTEIWVVYCSEQQQLERLMQRNNLTLEQAQARIHSQMSITEKAARADVILDNSSTLEALLKQVDAALTEMPFKSIL; encoded by the coding sequence ATGACTAAACGAATTATCGGTTTAACTGGTGGTATTGCTACAGGTAAAACGACTGTTGCCAATTACTTGGCAAATGCTTATCATTTGCCAATTTTGGATGCAGATATTTATGCCCGAGATGCCGTCTGTGTAGGTTCACCGATTCTCGATGCGATCGCCAGTCACTACGGGGAACAAATTTTACTAGCAAACGGCGACCTTAATCGCCAAAAGCTTGGTGAAATTATCTTTCACAATCCCGAGGAACGCTTCTGGATAGAGAATTTGATTCATCCTTACGTGCGCGATCGCTTTCAGGGAGAAATTTCTACATCTACCGCAAAAACACTAGTCTTAGTTGTGCCTTTATTATTTGAAGCGGGAATGACTGATTTAGTCACAGAAATTTGGGTTGTGTATTGTTCTGAGCAACAACAATTAGAAAGATTAATGCAGCGAAATAATTTAACTTTAGAGCAAGCACAAGCGAGAATTCACAGCCAAATGTCTATTACAGAAAAAGCAGCGCGTGCTGATGTCATTTTAGATAATTCCTCCACCTTGGAAGCATTACTAAAACAAGTTGATGCAGCATTAACTGAGATGCCATTCAAATCAATACTATAG
- a CDS encoding TldD/PmbA family protein codes for MPTLLADVQNLLSDLITRYSSRVDYLMIRLEEAEDTDILLRGDKVETLSEGISIGGHIRACHKGGWGFSSFNHLTTIQDRLEEAISAARMVGDEETILAPIKPVQAVCQLPLTGTDPRKISLSRKKELCDRYSDLLKSVDRRITTTSVRYGDSSQRVIIATSEGTFIEQSWVDMEMRFAATARNGDTVQTGRETTGSRQAFEDLINLDAQVKSAAQRAVAALSLPSVKGNTYTVVIDPILTGLFVHEAFGHLSEADMAYENPDLMEVMTIGRRFGPEDLQIFDGADPNRHRGSYFYDDEGTPATTTQLIQDGILVGRLHSRETAGKLAEAATGNARCLNYHYAPIVRMTNTWIERGKTPVADLFSEIKEGVYARNWLGGMTNGEMFTFSAGEAWMIRNGKIAEPVKDVTLSGNVFQTLADIEAIGDDFYWDESGGCGKGGQNGLPVGCGGPSLRIRDVIVGGEA; via the coding sequence ATGCCTACCTTACTTGCGGATGTGCAAAATTTGCTTTCTGACCTGATTACTCGCTATTCATCTCGGGTAGATTATCTGATGATTCGCTTGGAAGAAGCCGAAGATACAGATATCTTGTTGCGTGGCGACAAGGTAGAAACCCTCAGCGAAGGCATTTCTATTGGTGGACACATCCGCGCTTGTCATAAAGGTGGGTGGGGGTTCAGCAGCTTTAACCACCTGACGACAATTCAAGATCGCCTCGAAGAAGCAATTTCTGCCGCGCGAATGGTTGGTGATGAAGAAACCATACTTGCTCCCATCAAACCAGTGCAAGCTGTGTGCCAACTACCACTCACTGGTACTGACCCCCGCAAAATTTCCTTGAGTAGAAAAAAAGAATTGTGCGATCGCTACTCTGACCTCCTCAAAAGTGTAGATCGCCGCATTACTACTACTTCCGTGCGTTACGGTGACAGCAGTCAAAGAGTAATTATTGCTACTAGTGAAGGGACTTTCATTGAACAATCTTGGGTGGACATGGAAATGCGCTTTGCTGCTACTGCCAGAAACGGTGACACCGTCCAAACTGGCAGGGAAACCACTGGTTCGCGTCAAGCTTTTGAAGACTTAATCAATTTAGACGCACAAGTCAAAAGCGCTGCACAAAGGGCAGTTGCAGCTTTATCTTTGCCATCAGTAAAAGGTAATACCTATACAGTCGTTATTGACCCTATTCTTACTGGTTTATTTGTCCACGAAGCCTTTGGACATCTTTCCGAAGCAGACATGGCTTATGAAAACCCGGATCTCATGGAAGTAATGACTATAGGACGCAGATTCGGGCCTGAAGATTTGCAAATTTTTGATGGTGCTGACCCCAACAGACATCGTGGTAGTTATTTTTACGACGATGAAGGAACTCCGGCAACAACTACGCAGCTAATTCAAGATGGAATTTTGGTAGGACGCTTGCATTCTCGGGAAACAGCAGGCAAGTTGGCAGAAGCAGCTACAGGCAATGCTCGATGTCTTAATTATCACTATGCCCCAATTGTACGCATGACCAACACGTGGATCGAGAGGGGTAAAACACCTGTTGCAGACTTATTTAGTGAGATCAAAGAAGGAGTTTATGCCCGTAATTGGTTAGGTGGAATGACAAATGGGGAAATGTTCACCTTTAGCGCTGGGGAAGCGTGGATGATTAGAAACGGGAAAATAGCTGAACCAGTCAAAGATGTAACGCTTTCGGGGAATGTGTTTCAAACCCTGGCAGATATTGAAGCGATCGGCGATGACTTTTACTGGGATGAGTCCGGTGGTTGCGGTAAGGGTGGACAAAATGGTTTACCTGTGGGTTGTGGCGGGCCGAGTTTGCGGATACGAGATGTGATTGTAGGCGGGGAAGCATGA